GTAAAGTCTACATATTTATAACccatcataaatcataaatgtaGCCGTTTACATCATGTTTCTTCATTTACAAATGGCTGTGTTATTCTACAAAAAAacgaaaagaaaaataaatgagcaatacattttaaagcttgTAAGAAAACTTGAGAAGCAAACTGAAGggaacaaacacattcattggTGTGAGTTAACACCCAGGACACTTTGGTTCTGAAGGTTGACTGATGGGTTTTAGAAATAAGGACGTTTGCTTTTACACAAAGAGGAACACACTCCTCTCACCAAGTCTCAGTTTGAGCCAAAATATCTCTCACtgatctatttttatttttctgaacaaacacttcactgaacattttcttATTGCTTCCTTCAATTTGTTTGAATATCTATTGGTAACACTTGACTTTAACATCGTCCCcacttttatcatttataagttgtatattgatatttaataaatgttataaCTCCTGTTGGCACCCagaagtgtttgctgctgtataaactgataatgaatgacaatatagtaaaactcagttataataatataaaatatgtcttcataggagaaattataaaaaataatgagaattaatcaaatatctttatactttataactatatattaaatgtttatatgatgCTCATAAATGGGGTAAAGTGATTATTCTTATCTTCAGTCAGCAGCTTCATCATGAAACCACTGATctacacacattaatattacaCTTGTTGTGTTCATATAGAttacactgtgtgtatgtatttatttaatcttcatTGTTGGATATCTCCTGggatattatacagtatgtaaagatTTGTATGAGGTCAATATATTGTGCTGTGAGATGCTGGTGTGTTTACATACTGGAACGTTTGGTTTGTTGGTGTTTAATGTGTCTGAATAATTCCACAGAGGTCATATGGGTCAAATAATGGggtcaaaaataaacattattcattcattaatgtacccttaaccaccatcatcatcatcctcatcatgttgcaaacacagagagagatagaaagaggaagaggaaggaatgTTAACTTAAAGCGTCTTCAGCTTCCTGATTAATCAGACATTATCTTGCTGCTCCTCTTCATTTTTCAGCAAGTTTTATTAAATTAGTGTTATGCATTACTCTTATTGGGtttttacttgcaaagcttCTATtgtacttacagtaacataacgagTGTAGATGTTGTCAACTCGAGTatttcacctggttcactgtctctcctctgctgcgctcagaggacacacacacacaccgagctCTCAGCCTCGCCTGCTGTgaaacagaagagaggagagttatttacctaatttatgtctactcgtttcatttcagctcagtgtgagcgtctactgcattttgctgtcatttatggttgcgctaagttttatctcctctcttcTGATATGACCGGGActcacactttttatttctttccagCTCTGTGGAAAAGTGATGTTTTCATATCACAGATGATGAACAaaggcattaaaatgtgtcttacCGTTAAACATGAGACTCAGCtgctattaaaaaaacataagtaGTGCtgagtatttataaaaacaaaaaatatccaGACATAAAGCATGAACCACAGGCACACAATCTTTATAAAACATATATCCTGATTTGAGTGCAGCCCTGgagctttttcttcttttgccatgtttttcttcctcttttgttgGTTTTCTGGGCAAATGTGGTCTTACATTTAAAGATGTGAACATTAAAAAATCTGCTGGTTTTAAAGTCATGTCATCTAGTGGATCTTATTAAGTTCATCACTAATAACAAAGGCAGTATTACAATAAATGCACTATTCTCCTGTTTcagggctaaaaaaaaaaaagaactgtctATCTGTAGCATAGACAGGATTTAGGAAATCAGAAGCATTGACAAATAGACACATAGTTGGTTTTGGTTAATTTTTTAAGTGTAAAGTAAGATGCTACCACAACAAAGGAACTGTTGTTCAGAGCTACATTCACACATAGTTTATTGtacaaaaatgaaactttaGGCCTTCACTGTATTCAGGATGGGTTCCATCAGACtaaaccaaacacacatttgcattttcatgtcatACATCTAAAAAACAAGCATTGATCTCCAGACTGAAGTCTGAGTCAAATCCTGATACAGAATTTGTAGATGTTGCGAGGTATTTTAAAAGAGTCACATTGCACCAATAGCACCTTTCTGCTGCCAGCTTACAGCACAAAGGCAACATTATTCCGATttcataaaaactgtaaaacttttttaaaactgatcaAGCCTGAAACATGCAGATCCCAGGCTTTATAGACCTCATCtatgttaaattattttgagAGACAGGTCATGTGGTAGATTTCTTGTAATAAATTTCAgtttaggtgattttaatattcatgtgtaCATTGATAGTGatagtctcagcactgcatttatctcattgttAGACTCAGTTGGCTTCTtgcagtgtgtaaataatcccactcactgtcttaaccacaccctcgaccttgttctgacttatgggattgaaattgaacatttaataaattttccacaaaatcctattttatcagatcattacttaataacttctgaattcctattactggattgCACACCatcagacaaaaatgtcttcagcagatgtctatctgatagagctgtagctaaatttaatgAAGCAATcccatcagtactgaattcactgccatgtctcaatactacagaggactcttatgttaactttactTCCTctcaaattgataatcttgatgatagtgctgcaggctcattacgaataacactcaactccatcgcccccttaaaaaggaagataataaaacataagaggttagctccatggtatgACTCtcaaacctgcaaattaaagcaaacatcgcgaaaattggaaaggatttggcgttccaccaaagtggaagaatctcgtttagtctggcaagatagtcttaaaacatataggaaggccaatcaacacccacacagcagacatcaaagctactataagtcttcaaatcgtattaacagagcaataattcccaaaatgaccaccagcacacttattagagggcctgaatttagagattgagaccagaatgactcattgaaaacaatgattgactccATATTTCCAgggagaagttgaggctttttgaatgggagtcagttggagcagctagtGGCCGTCTGTGGCACTTTATGTTCTTCAGCCTCAAGATGAGGCAGCTGCTGATTAGTTTAAATTAAATGCTTGTTGAAGTGAGATAACTACCTTTGTTTGGCCCATCAACAGCAGCGTTTGCTCGGCCAAATTGACACCTGTGTCCAACTTTCTATGTAAGAACACCCCAGTGGTGTCTAGACAGATGCCTCCTGATAGTGGAAACTGGAGCAATGTGCATCAGACGGATTTAAAAGAATTAGAGAGAACACGTATATTGCACATATCCAGGTgtacatttatattctggggctctattggaatatctttgcatgatttccagttaaaaattccttatttatcttctactggtcctttatgcagcccctcagttcagcctctgtctgaaacaggccgttttagtgcctgtctctttaaggcccgcctcctgatgagcctactctgttctgattggtcagcttcaggaagcttcctcctgCTCCGgggctacgtaaacaaactatagtagcaggatttcacttctttttctccttctttactccaaatgtcaacttctcaaatccatccgtacatgttggagctgaatcagatctgaaatatgagagtggacaacgtgaacaacacatggaaacaccttagcaacaaccttagcaacaaccttagtaACAAACTTAGTAACAAAGATTACAGAACAGACGCACATATGTGAACATGGGATGAGCTGACGTCATCTTGTCAGcaacaaaaaagacagatttgCAAACGCAGTGCAGGGCAGCTGAAACCTGGGTTTTTACAGTTTACTTCTCCCAGAACTGCTGCAAGTGGTTTGAATGTTGCTGCTGCACAGAGCCTCGTGCCTCTAGAGGTCCTGCAgtctttcactgttttcttcactgaatttttatttatttcccaaCAAATTTCAAGTCAGCTTCAAGTCAGTGTTCATGTCTGACACTTTCAGAGTTCTAGTAAATGCTCTTGTTAGGTCTATTTCTTAGGCAAATAAAGTCTACACATTTATAATCCATCATAAATCATGGATGCAGCTGTTCACATCATATGTTTCTTAATTTACAAATAGTTGTGTTAttctacaaaaaaagaaagaaaagaaatgagcaatacattttaaagctcATGAGAAACCTTGAGAAGCAAATTGAAGggaacaaacacattcattggTGTGAGTTAACACTCAGGACACTTTGGTTCTGAAGGTTGTCTGATACATTTTAGAAATAAGGAAGTTTGCAGTTAGTAGTTGTGATATTAACTTTACACGAACAGCAACACACTCCTCTCACCAAGTCTCAGTTAGAGCCAAGATATCTCTCACtgatctatttttctttttctgaacaAACACTTCACTAAACATTTTCTTGTTGCTTCCTTCTATTTGTTTGAATATCTATTGGTAACACTTGACTTTAACATCGTCcccatatttagcatttataagttgtatattgatatttaataaatggttataACTCCTGGGATCTCCTGggatattatacagtatgtaaagatTTGTATGAGGTCAATATATTGTGCTGTGAGATGCTGGTGTGTTTACATACTGGAAAGTTTGGTTTGTTGGTGTTTAATGTGTCTGAATAATTCCACAGAGGTCATATGGGTCATATAATAGGGTCAAAAATagaattattcattcattaatgtacCCTTAAccacaatcatcatcatcatgttgcaaacacacagagagaaagaggaacagGAAGGTTATGTTTGTCAGACACACTCTCCGGAACATCACGACAGAACTGTGCTAAATCAGGGCTAAGCAGGGAACAGTTGGTTTGATTGgcctcacacggggcaccaTAAATGTAGTCGTcttaatactttattaatgaattacctTGTCATTAGGGCcccacctcctttttggttaggatttgttagtgccaggaggGAGCACTAAACCatgttcaatttaatcaatttaaCTACTAATatatgattgtctatgaggttaataTATCACAagttaaatacttaaaatacaaatacatggttaTCAAACATTCATTGACTCTTCACATAAGGGACTTTAACTCTTGTCAATAAGGGCAGTATTGTTACCTTTAGTATAAAAGGTTAATAAAATCTAAGTCTTATATCTCTTTAGTAGCTAGTCATACATAtatgaaagttataccattcttcttgtatctaagttgcataatgattagatatttaatttacatgaatttcaggtttgtCTCAGATTTTCAGGGAGGCTTCACAAAGGCCTCATTCATGTGGGTTAGTTTATGGCTTTGTTGATAAGAGTCTGTTTTCCATCTATAAGGTGGGAGTTGTTTTATTCCGGTCCAAGTGGCCTTTAGAGTCAGTTCATGCCTTTAGTTCGTGTCATAATTTAACTTATCGAAATGGTTTATGAGGAGGTCTTTCAGAGTCTGTTGAATGTCACTTATCAAACCCCCACTTAGAAGGTTACAAAGGTCAGTTCTGTAGGCTGAGGGTCTGCTCTTACAAACTTAGGAATCCAgggagtctgtctcttattttcctgAAGAATCAAGATTAGTTAACAGAATTAAAAAAGACATCAACATATTCCATGTAGAACTGCACTGACTGCATCATTTCATCCTATCTGGGCAGGTGTGTCTGTATCTCTATATACAGCTAATATGAGTTAAACAgtaaacaacagcaaaaaatcTTCTGTAAACTTTTAATGactaaaagtaaaagttttttATCATAAAGATTGATTATTGTTaatgcaaataataaaatactgatCTTCATTGTGCTCACCTGTATGATAGATGATGTAACatgaaattaaaccaaaacttGTTTTCCAATCAAATCTTACATGTTTATACATCACTATAAGTATAACATCAATTATATGtgatatgtgtgtataaataagCAACAGACTGATTAACCGAATTGTTTTCAAGGGCTCTTAACGTACACTTTAATACACTGTATGGCTTACAATGTAATCAAATATTGTATAACATAATGCAGTATCATACATAACATGATTAATACAACACATGATAATTTGATCCATTACAATAAGATATCGATGGATAGACCTGCAGAGGGTATACTGGGGTCCAAATCACCTGATGCAACTCACAGTCGAATCCCTGCAGCCAGTTTCCAGCAGCACATTAATGAACACGGTGTCAGAATCACACTATACTGTCACATATAGAGTCCAAATACTGCTTCATGCTAATAATACTGATTAgataataatacaatacaatatgatATGATTAGAACACATTACACTTGCAGccactgcaaatatttttatcaGTGCAGTGGATGTAATAACATCTGTAAAacgtctgtgtgtctttctggGATTTTACATCAGAATCTGACACGTTCTATATTAAACCATTTTCATGGACCTGTTGTGTTAACAAGAGGCTCCACTAGAGGGGACTGTTGTGCTTAAATTTGGTCCAAACTCTTTTTCAGTGAAGGCAGCCAGGATGTGGAATTCTTTGCCGCTGAGTATCAGAGAGTGCAGCAACTTTTTATATCactttttaaatctcatttgAAAACATGGCTGAAGGATGATCAGACATGCAGTCACTGAGCTGAGATTCACTGATTATGTTGGTGAGCATTAATACAACATGtccatgtttctgttttgtttttttctatcttgaTTTTAATATTGATGTTTCACAGTGTAAAGTTTTAATTCACCACaactgattgttttcttttacttcGCCAGCTTGTGCAACACTGGTGGCCTCCGCTCAGGGACTACACATGGAAATTAGCTTTAAGCTGTATCTGGCACAatatatattgtgcattttccttgttaaataaacaataaaataaaataacatatacTGAAGTTTGTTtcatgtgattgtgtgtttgtgtgcagctgtgttcAGAGCGTCGTTGCGTCAGACACTACTGGTTCACCTCTTGGCCTGACCACCACATCCCACAATGCACCGCTCCTCTGCTGAGactggtggaggaggtggagatgtACAGCAAGTCCCTCCTACCACCCagctctcagccaatcacaaccCCCATGCCTGGTTCCGGACCAATCATCGTCCACTGCAGGTTGGTTCCTTATCAAACACAGTTTACAATGattttgttagtttgttagaGTCCAAGTAAATGTAAATTTTCACAGCTACAtgagtgtctctctctttttataatTTGGAGAATTATCATAAAACTAACAACAGACttgatttattaaaaatgatgtttttcaaatgttgtAAACTCTTATGTAGTTTGTGAATGAGCGAAGTGAATCACCACTCAAAGTGTCCAGAACTGACAACATGCTGACAAACTGAGGAACATACTGtctgtaaacataaacatactgtTTCTAAAATACAACAGAGGATCACTATCTGGGTTACCTAACAGTAAAACCAGCAGCTTGTGATGTTGCAAACCAGAGCAGCAGATGTGTCGAAAGCTACTTCCTTACAGGGAGTTTAATGTTCACATGAGCCATAAAAGTGCTCCAATTGTGAGTCACTAACATTATGTAGGTGTCATGCAAGAATCACTAGTGTAAACAGATTCATTCTTTGCTAACACTTAACATCCcgttatttaacatttataatcataatttaataaatgctttataacacaCTTTGATGTATGCACATACGCacatataaggacattttaagtgtttattaatgtacagtattaatTCTAACTCCTGCCATGATGACAGTTGTGTTTTACCATAAtgtcatttattaaatgtttatatagcAGCAAACATTTCTGGgtgcccacaggaggagttatagcTGTTGactaatacattaataaacacttgtATCTGCTTACAGCCACATTATAGTGGATTAAAACCGCTTAACTGTTTATGTACTGATAATAAACGCTAAATACAGGGACTTAAGATAAAGTGTTACCCTTTTACTACATATGAAATGTACAAGTCAAGTGGTCCAATAAATATccaaataaataactaaaatcaAATTTGCAAAATTAAGATTCTGTTGAGAGCtgctaattctccagtcagTGCCATTAAaccgttgcagaagaagaggaagcaatgagatgacgtcattaaaagagcggcAGTCAAAGccgatggaaaacatgatggaaataagacatttctgtttgtttcatgtactgatttgaggaaggttacagtctcctcatcgctccacacagatctgatgttttcatctcttcagtgacgtttaagtcacatgattcatgtacatcatttattcactcagtctgtttacatttgattttcatccacacagctgctgttacacctcagacagcaacaaacatcttgtttccagtttttttcaatgcataaattgaaaatgtgataaaaacaggtggatgcaAACACACCtaatctcctctcctctcctctcctcctcctctcagtgCAGGTATAGGGAGGACAGGTTGTTTTATAGCCAGCAGTATCGGCTCTCAGCAGCTCAGAGAAACTGGTCAGGTCGACATCTTGGAGACAGTTTGTCAGCTTCAACTCGAtagtctctcctctctctcttctcactgTCTGGTGTAACATTTTGCTTATTCCCTAAATGTAGCATGTTTAACCtttcaagtgtgtgttaaaccagcagtcaggtgtccatatgaacagtgaaagaggttttcctcgctgtaatcattcctcctgttcatactggatattaaaagatccttcaaatgtgctttcaatgtaagtgatggaggccaaaatccacagtgtgtcatttagtgcaaaaattaGTGCATgtaaagttgatgtgaagcttatatgaggcttcagcagtctgagttagtcatatcaagtggatatctgacacatttacagtctttttagcatcaaattccctctttgtgtttcctcggacagtgtttccctgttgagctgcaggtggaagtatagtaacaaaaagaggaactttggcactaaaaagactgtaacgttgaaagatatctacttgatttgactcatttggacgctgaagcttcatattagcttaagataaacttttaaatccatttttgcacagaaggaggactgtggattttgtcctccatcacttccattgtaagtgcatcatgaagggatcttctaatggtcagtatgaacaggaggaatgattacagcaagaaaaacaggtttcactgctCATTTGAGCTcttgactgttggtttaagatgGACTGGAAGTATTGTGAAACCGTCCTTTaacttcctctgtctctgtcttctctgttccacaaaaaaacatggtttACAGACAGTGATGAGACAGGAGTTGATGCTACAACagcttttcctcctttttgttTATGTAGAAAATAACTATGTGCTTGTGTTTCCCAACAGAATGAAATGGAATGTGATTGGTTATGCCATTTCTTGTCATCCCTCTAATGTATTCTATATAATAAGTGCAAAAATActacaaaagaaaaactcttGAGGAGGTGTCAGTGTAGGTTTGGTGTAGAGAGCATGTAACTTCAACACCAGAGGTTTGCATCCTGCCAACAGTCAATGCTGGTTTCTTctaaccatgaccacaatctttccccaaCTGTAACCATGTAGTTTGGTTGGCTAAACTCATTCAAACGGTAACCGTAACCCTACAAAGTTTatcaactcatccactgattcagactaGAACAAACACACTagaggtttgaaaacacccttacTCTTTTGATTGATGTTGATTTCCATTGGCCTTGCACCTAGGAACAGGTGagaagcagtggtggaaaataactaagaacatttactcaagtaataTACTTAATTACATTTTCGAGgtacaagcttttaaaatattttggtaCTTTGGACATCACAGGATCATGTTAGAAGACGTCTTTCTATATCTCTTTGCCTCTTGTCCATTTTGACCTCTTAAccctctctctatcttttgttttcatcatctcTCTATTTCATATATTTGCTCTCTAACTTCCTGTCTTCTCACACCCATCAACCgctcttctccttttctgtgtctcatttgttttcccAACTGTAACCATGTAGTTTGGTTGCCTAAACTCAATCAAACAGTAACCGCAGAGGTGACAGATCAGAGACTAACACTGACAAACAACctgttctgttgttttggtTGGAGGGCTTGTTTTTGAGTGAAAACTGTGCATGATTTAGGTATTTAAGTCATTAAATCAGCAGTTAAACAGTGTTTTCCCTTCACCAGggtcagaaccagaaccagcCTATCACACAGAACCAGCAGAGCCAAGACGACCAAGTCAATATACAACTACAGAACCTACAACTGGACAGCACAAAGAATGGGAGTAACTGATGTGGTGCAGTACCTCGAGAACCAGCAGCGTCTGCTTGGCCAGGTTCACACCTAAAGGAACCTAGAAGAACTTAAAACCAGCCAAACGCACAGCAGATGTTACTAACAAAACCAGGAAggcagaaacaacagaaactaTAGGCAAAAGGAGACCAGCAGCAAAACCCAAAGTACTGATGTTGTAACAGAACTTTTATCCTGGACTGAGAACCTCAGTGAACCAGAACTGAACCAAGAAGCTTGAACCAAGAGAACCAAGtagaagaaaacacatgaaacaataataatatctgataaatcaagtaaaataaagcaaagttaTCTATCTGGAATGTGTGCTTCAACTTTTTTGCAGAACGACGCGCTGTGCGTTGGCTAcgttttttcatgcagaactAAGTCTGTCTGAATGTGACCTTatggtgttttcaaacctgtgtAGTTCACTCTGGCTGAATGGGACCCTGATTAGTTTTCCTCCTAGGTACAATTTGTTTGGGCAGGTCTGAACACAGAATTTGTACttggaccaaaacaaccacacagagCCCCTTTACAGGAAATGGTCTCTGTTcgtttgtggtgggaacgtgaTCCGACCTCCGACTGAGGTTTGACAACACCCTTATTCTTTTGATTGATGTTGATTTCCAGTGGCCTTGCACCTACATATGAGGTGTGTATAACCACACTCCTTCTAAAGTGATACTCCACACAAAATCTATCATTTGAgctgtaaaatatttgtatttccaAATGAGGCCCACAAAGCTCTCTTCTAGccatgaccacaatctttccccaaCTGTAACCATGTAGTTTGGTTGGCTAAACTCATTCAAACGGTAACCGTAACCTTACAAAGTTTatcaactcatccactgattcagactaGAACAAACACACTAGAGGTTTGAAAAGACTCTTATTCTTTTGATTGATGTTGATTTCCGTTGGCCTTGCACCTAGG
This window of the Thunnus albacares chromosome 5, fThuAlb1.1, whole genome shotgun sequence genome carries:
- the LOC122981814 gene encoding receptor-type tyrosine-protein phosphatase S-like, with the translated sequence MIRHAVTELRFTDYLCSERRCVRHYWFTSWPDHHIPQCTAPLLRLVEEVEMYSKSLLPPSSQPITTPMPGSGPIIVHCRVRTRTSLSHRTSRAKTTKSIYNYRTYNWTAQRMGVTDVVQYLENQQRLLGQVHT